Genomic window (Tautonia rosea):
CGTCTCGAATTCGAATGTCAACGGCGGCCGGACGGTCGAGATGCAGGTGATGGTCGATCCCGAACGCCTCGCTGCCCGGGAACTGACGGTCGTCGACGTACGAGATGCGCTGAGACAGCAAAACGTCGACACGTCCGGAGGCGACTTCTGGGAAGGTAAGCGGCGTTACGTCGTCCGGACCCTCGGGCAGTTCCGAAGCCCCGAGCAGGTCGAGGCCGTCATCATCGCCCGGCGCGACGACCGGCCCGTGTACGTTCGAGACGTGGCCGACGTTCAGATCGGCTATCGCAAGCCGGAGGGGATGGTTCGGCGGTATGGCACCTCGGTCATCGCCATCAACGCCCAGCGCGAGACGGGGGCGAATGTCCTCGACGTGATGGCCGGCCTCCGCGAGGCGACGACGGAACTGAACGCCGGGCCGCTCCGGTCGCGAGGTCTGGAATTGATGCAGGTCTACGACGAGACCGAATACATCTACTCCGCGATCGGATTGGTCCAGACGAACATCGTTGTCGGCGGTTTGTTGACGGTCGCGGTCTTGCTCGTGTTCCTGAGAAGCGGGCGGTCGACGCTGGTCATCGGCCTGGCGATCCCGACCTCGATCATCGGGACCTTCCTGATCCTGAACCTCCTGGGCCGGTCGCTCAACGTCATCAGCCTCGCCGGCCTGGCCTTCGCGGTCGGCATGCTCGTGGATAATGCGGTGGTGGTGCTTGAGAATATCTATCAGCATTACCAACGAGGCGATCGGGTCTTCGTGGCCGCGGTTCGGGGCACCCGAGAGGTCTGGGGAGCGGTGCTGTCGTCAACCCTGACCACGCTGGCCGTCTTCTTGCCGGTCGTCTTTGTGCAGGAAGAGGCCGGGCAGTTGTTCCGCGATATTGCCCTGGCGATTAGTGCGGCGGTCGGCCTGTCGTTGATCGTCTCCATCACGGTCATTCCGACGGCCGCGGCGGCCATCTTACGCGAACGGCCTCGGTCGAGCCTGGCGGCGAAGGTTGCCGGATCGGGCCAGAACGGAAACGGGCTCGCCGGCAGCAACGGTCATCCCCGACCCTCGGCCCGGCCCCGTCGTTCGACACGGATCAAGCAGGCACTTTCCTGGCCGTTGCGACGGCTGGTGATCGCTCCGCTCGATGCGTTCGGCCGGGGCTTCGTGGCCGGCGTGGTCGGCCTGAACCTCTGGTTGCAGCAGGGAGTGATGCGGCGGCTGCTTACGGTCGTGTTGCTCGTCGGCGGGGCGGTGGGCCTGAGCTGGGTCTTGATGCCAAGAGTCGAGTACCTTCCCTCAGGCAACCGGAACCTCGTGGCCGGGATTCTGCTGCCCCCGCCCGGCTATAACCTCGACCAGCTGGTGGAGATGGGCGAGGAGATCCAGGAGTCGCTCCGCCCTTACTGGGATGTCGAGCCCGGCAGCCCCGAGGCCGAGGCGCTCGACTACCCTGTCATCAGCGACTTCTTCTTCGTTGCTCGAGGGCGTCAGATTTTCATGGGCGTCCGCTCGGCCGACCCGCTCCGGGCGGGCGAGCTGGTCCCGCTGTTGCGCGGGGTGTCGAAGGACATCCCCGGCATCGTGCTCGTGGCCAAGCAGTCGAGCCTCTTCGAGCAAGGCCTGACCGCCGGGCGGACGATTGACATCGAGATCGTCGGGCCGGAACTGGAGAAGCTGGTGGCGCTCGGTGGTCGAGTGATCGGCCAGGTCAATCAACTGATTCCCGACGTCCAGGCCCGGCCCGTTCCCAGTCTCGACCTGTCGAGCCCCGAGGTCCACATCAT
Coding sequences:
- a CDS encoding efflux RND transporter permease subunit; translated protein: MKPNELIEQGGADLVAACVKNKVKVTVGVLLVALFGGIALVTMPTQLTPEVQVPTISVETRWPGASPQEVERQIVQEQEDQLKSVEGVTKMSSESSTGQGTITLEFPVGTNMAEALLKVNTRLQQVPTYPIDADEPVVSTSSLADRPIAWFILGQVPPSNEEILAFSAEHPELSEVLAPALKTAHIGLKLRRLVLAAADHPEINAILPEPVDIPTLRRFAEDVIEARFERVPGVSNSNVNGGRTVEMQVMVDPERLAARELTVVDVRDALRQQNVDTSGGDFWEGKRRYVVRTLGQFRSPEQVEAVIIARRDDRPVYVRDVADVQIGYRKPEGMVRRYGTSVIAINAQRETGANVLDVMAGLREATTELNAGPLRSRGLELMQVYDETEYIYSAIGLVQTNIVVGGLLTVAVLLVFLRSGRSTLVIGLAIPTSIIGTFLILNLLGRSLNVISLAGLAFAVGMLVDNAVVVLENIYQHYQRGDRVFVAAVRGTREVWGAVLSSTLTTLAVFLPVVFVQEEAGQLFRDIALAISAAVGLSLIVSITVIPTAAAAILRERPRSSLAAKVAGSGQNGNGLAGSNGHPRPSARPRRSTRIKQALSWPLRRLVIAPLDAFGRGFVAGVVGLNLWLQQGVMRRLLTVVLLVGGAVGLSWVLMPRVEYLPSGNRNLVAGILLPPPGYNLDQLVEMGEEIQESLRPYWDVEPGSPEAEALDYPVISDFFFVARGRQIFMGVRSADPLRAGELVPLLRGVSKDIPGIVLVAKQSSLFEQGLTAGRTIDIEIVGPELEKLVALGGRVIGQVNQLIPDVQARPVPSLDLSSPEVHIIPKWEQAADLGVNAADLGYTVDALVDGAYASDYYEEGDKIDLTLIGKEQFATRTQDLQSLAIATPTGQLVPLSAVADIQLNSGPEQVNRRERQRAITIEVTPPAEMALEEAMLLIQSEIVKPLEDSGELDGLTRINLSGTADKLQQTWKSLQFNIFLALVITYLLMAALFESWLYPLVIILSVPLGAVGGLAGLSLLNLFILQPLDVLTMLGFVILIGTVVNNPILIVHQALNLIREEGMPYSDAIAESVRGRIRPIFMTTTTTVLGLMPLVLFPGAGSELYRGLGSVVLGGLIASTMFTIILVPTLFSLALQSRDALARLFGYQSVAEAERIDQIETEPQPHEKPQPVSVG